In Brassica rapa cultivar Chiifu-401-42 chromosome A06, CAAS_Brap_v3.01, whole genome shotgun sequence, a single window of DNA contains:
- the LOC103873802 gene encoding amino acid permease 4: MQQQYCSHHRSPLHFFLCPLLILKAQKQEMDVPRPAFKCFDDDGRPKRSGTVWTASAHILTAVIGSGVLSLAWAIAQLGWIAGPAVMFLFSFVTYYSTTLLSDCYRTGDPVSGKRNYTYMDAVQSILGGFRFKICGLMQFLNLFGTTIGYTIASSISMMAIKRSNCFHESGGKNPCHMSSNPYMIMFGVTEILLSTIKDFHQIWWLSTVAAIMSFTYSSIGLALGIIQVAANGVFKGSLTGISIGAVTQTQKIWRTFQALGDIAFAYSYSVVLIEIQDTVRSPPAESKTMKNATRISIAVTTTFYMLCGCMGYAAFGDAAPGNLLTGFGFYNPFWLLDVANAAIVVHLVGAYQVFAQPIFAFVEKQAAARFPDSDLVSKEFEIRFPGVRSPYKVNVFRTVFRSCFVVLTTVISMLMPFFNDVVGILGALAFWPLTVYFPVEMYIKQRKVERWSMKWVCLQMLSCGCLVVTVVAGVGSVVGVMLDLKVYKPFKTTY, translated from the exons ATGCAGCAGCAATATTGCTCTCACCACCGATCTCCTTTGCATTTCTTTCTTTGTCCATTGCTTATTCTCAAGGCTCAAAAACAAGAG ATGGATGTTCCTCGACCAGCTTTCAAATGTTTCGATGACGATGGTCGACCTAAGAGATCAG GGACGGTTTGGACCGCAAGTGCGCATATTTTAACCGCTGTAATTGGATCTGGTGTTCTCTCGCTGGCATGGGCCATAGCTCAACTTGGTTGGATCGCTGGTCCTGCAGTGATGTTCTTGTTCTCTTTTGTCACTTACTACTCTACCACTCTTCTCAGTGACTGCTACAGAACCGGAGATCCTGTTTCCGGAAAGAGAAACTATACTTACATGGATGCTGTCCAATCAATCCTCG GTGGGTTTCGGTTCAAGATTTGTGGTTTGATGCAGTTCTTGAATCTTTTCGGTACCACGATCGGGTACACTATCGCATCATCTATAAGCATGAT gGCTATCAAGAGATCCAACTGTTTCCACGAGAGCGGAGGGAAGAACCCATGTCACATGTCAAGCAATCCGTACATGATCATGTTTGGTGTGACTGAGATCTTGCTCTCTACGATCAAAGACTTTCACCAGATTTGGTGGCTTTCCACAGTTGCAGCCATCATGTCATTCACATACTCTTCAATCGGTTTAGCTCTCGGTATCATTCAGGTTGCag CAAATGGAGTCTTCAAGGGAAGTCTCACTGGAATAAGCATCGGAGCAGTGACTCAGACACAGAAGATATGGAGAACGTTCCAAGCACTTGGAGACATTGCGTTTGCTTATTCATATTCTGTTGTCCTTATCGAGATTCAAGACACTGTAAGATCTCCACCAGCTGAATCAAAAACGATGAAGAACGCCACAAGAATAAGCATTGCCGTGACGACGACGTTTTACATGCTGTGTGGTTGCATGGGCTATGCTGCTTTTGGAGATGCTGCACCAGGAAACCTCTTAACCGGGTTCGGTTTCTACAATCCGTTTTGGCTCCTCGACGTGGCTAACGCCGCCATTGTTGTCCACCTTGTAGGAGCTTACCAAGTCTTTGCTCAGCCTATCTTCGCGTTTGTCGAAAAACAAGCAGCTGCTAGGTTTCCTGATAGTGACTTGGTCTCCAAGGAATTCGAAATCAGGTTCCCTGGCGTAAGGTCACCGTACAAAGTCAACGTTTTCAGAACAGTTTTCCGGTCTTGTTTTGTGGTTTTGACCACTGTGATATCTATGCTTATGCCGTTTTTCAACGACGTCGTAGGGATATTGGGAGCGTTAGCGTTTTGGCCTTTGACGGTTTATTTTCCCGTGGAGATGTATATAAAACAGAGGAAAGTTGAGAGGTGGAGTATGAAGTGGGTTTGTCTACAGATGTTGAGCTGTGGTTGTTTAGTGGTTACAGTGGTCGCCGGAGTTGGCTCAGTCGTCGGAGTAATGCTTGACCTTAAGGTTTACAAGCCGTTCAAAACTACTTATTAA
- the LOC103873803 gene encoding ultraviolet-B receptor UVR8, with amino-acid sequence MAEEEMVASDVTAPPRKVLIISAGASHSVALLSGDIVCSWGRGEDGQLGHGDAEDRPSPTQLSALDDHQIVSVTCGADHTVAYSESRKEVYSWGWGDFGRLGHGNSSDLFTPLPIKALHGIRIKQIACGDSHCLAVTMDGEVQSWGRNQNGQLGLGDTEDSLVPKKIQAFEGIRIKMVAAGAEHTAAVTEDGDLYGWGWGRYGNLGLGDRNDRLVPERVTSASGEKMSMVACGWRHTIAVSYSGALYTYGWSKYGQLGHGDLEDHLVPHKLEALSNSVISQISGGWRHTMALTSDGKLYGWGWNKFGQVGVGDNLDQCSPLQVWFPDDQKVVQVSCGWRHTLAVTERNNVFAWGRGTNGQLGIGECLDRNYPQIIEALSVDGESGQHIESSNFDPSSGKSWVSPAERYAVVPDEKTGQTDGSSKGNGSDMSVPTN; translated from the exons CTGGGGACATTGTTTGTTCATGGGGCAGAGGAGAGGATGGACAGTTAGGTCATGGAGATGCGGAGGACCGACCTTCTCCCACTCAACTAAGCGCCTTGGATGACCACCAAATCGTTTCGGTTACCTGTGGTGCTGACCACACGGTTGCTTATTCTGAATCACGCAAGGAGGTCTACAGTTGGGGATG GGGTGACTTTGGGAGATTAGGACATGGGAACTCTAGCGACTTGTTTACTCCACTGCCTATCAAAGCACTGCACGGTATTCGTATAAAGCAGATTGCCTGTGGGGATAGTCATTGTTTGGCTGTGACTATGGATGGAGAGGTGCAGAG CTGGGGGCGTAACCAGAATGGTCAACTTGGCCTGGGTGATACAGAAGATTCTCTAGTGCCTAAGAAGATTCAAGCCTTTGAG GGAATACGAATCAAAATGGTTGCGGCTGGTGCAGAACACACTGCTGCGGTGACAGAAGATGGTGATCTTTATGGATGGGGATGGGGACGATATGGAAATTTGGGATTAGGTGACCGCAATGACCGCTTGGTTCCTGAAAGGGTTACCTCTGCTAGT GGTGAGAAGATGAGCATGGTTGCTTGTGGATGGAGACACACAATAGCAGTTTCATATTCTGGAGCATTGTATACTTATGGATGGAGCAAATATGGACAGTTAGGACATGGGGACTTGGAAGATCACCTTGTTCCTCACAAACTGGAAGCGCTGAGCAACAGCGTTATCTCCCAG ATCTCCGGAGGTTGGAGACACACGATGGCATTGACGTCTGATGGGAAACTATATGGATGGGGTTGGAATAAG TTTGGGCAAGTAGGAGTGGGCGATAACTTAGATCAGTGTTCTCCTCTGCAAGTTTGGTTTCCCGACGATCAG AAAGTAGTTCAAGTCTCATGTGGATGGAGACATACATTGGCTGTGACTGAAAGAAATAACGTATTTGCTTGGGGAAGAGGTACAAATGGACAGCTCGGTATTGGAGAGTGCCTTGACAG GAACTATCCTCAGATTATAGAAGCATTGAGCGTTGATGGAGAAAGTGGACAACATATAGAGTCTTCTAATTTTGATCCATCTTCAG GGAAAAGCTGGGTGTCACCGGCAGAGAGATATGCAGTTGTTCCTGATGAAAAAACT GGACAAACGGATGGTTCAAGCAAAGGCAATGGAAGTGATATGAGTGTCCCCACAAACTGA